One genomic region from Carettochelys insculpta isolate YL-2023 chromosome 4, ASM3395843v1, whole genome shotgun sequence encodes:
- the SPRY1 gene encoding protein sprouty homolog 1 has translation MEPQSQHGSGGSLVVIQQPSLDSRQRLDYEREIQPPAILSLDQIKAIRGSNEYTEGPSVVKKSGPRTAPRQEKHERTHEIIPINVNNNYEHRPIQLGSMAHQHNVQAPVLSRSTSTGSAASSGSNSSASSEQGLLGRSPLSRPGSSHRSERTIRTQPKQSSLLVDDLKGPLKEDLTQHTFICEQCGKCKCGECTAPRALPSCLACNRQCLCSAESMVEYSTCMCLIKGIFYHCSNDDEGDSYADNPCSCSQAHCCSRYLCMGAMSLFLPCLLCYPPAKGCLKLCRGCYDWINRPGCRCKNSNTVYCKLESCPSRSQGKPS, from the coding sequence ATGGAGCCCCAAAGTCAACATGGCAGTGGAGGTTCATTAGTTGTGATCCAGCAACCTTCCTTGGACAGCAGGCAAAGGTTGGACTATGAAAGAGAAATTCAGCCACCAGCTATCTTGTCACTGGACCAGATTAAGGCCATCAGGGGCAGCAATGAATATACTGAAGGCCCATCTGTGGTGAAAAAGTCTGGTCCACGGACAGCACCAAGACAAGAAAAGCACGAACGGACTCATGAAATCATACCAATTAATGTGAATAATAATTATGAGCACAGACCCATCCAGCTGGGGTCCATGGCACACCAACATAACGTACAGGCTCCTGTGTTGAGCAGATCAACTAGCACTGGAAGTGCAGCTAGTTCTGGAAGCAACAGCAGTGCTtcttcagagcaggggctgttGGGAAGATCACCACTGTCCAGGCCAGGTTCAAGCCACAGATCTGAAAGGACAATCCGGACGCAGCCCAAACAGTCATCTTTGCTGGTAGATGACCTGAAGGGTCCCTTGAAAGAGGACTTGACGCAGCACACATTTATCTGTGAACAGTGTGGAAAGTGCAAATGCGGCGAATGCACTGCCCCGAGGGCCTTACCTTCGTGTTTGGCCTGCAACAGGCAGTGCTTGTGCTCTGCAGAGAGCATGGTGGAGTACAGCACCTGCATGTGCCTAATCAAAGGGATCTTCTACCACTGTTCCAATGATGATGAAGGGGACTCGTATGCGGATAATCCCTGCTCTTGTTCCCAGGCACATTGCTGTTCTAGGTACTTGTGCATGGGAGCAATGTCCTTATTTTTGCCTTGTTTGCTCTGCTACCCTCCTGCTAAGGGATGCTTAAAGCTATGTCGAGGGTGTTATGACTGGATCAATCGTCCTGGTTGCCGATGTAAGAACTCCAACACTGTCTATTGTAAACTGGAGAGCTGCCCGTCTCGAAGTCAAGGGAAGCCCTCATAA